CTGTTGGTATTTCGTTCTACACCTTCCAAAGCTTAAGTTACACCATTGACGTGTACCGAGGGGACATGAAACCGCGCAAAGGCTTAGTCGAATTTGTAGCTGCTCTCTCGTTCTTCCCACAATTGGTTGCTGGCCCGATACTACGTGCTAAACAAATTCTGCCGCAAATGCACGCTATTGCCCTGCCTAAATGGGACGCGATTAAACATGGTTTCTTACTGATTACCGTTGGTTTAATTAAAAAAACCGGTGCCGACTTACTCGCGATACCTGCCCAAAAAGCATTTGAGGCTAAAGAAGCGATCAGTACTTTAGAATTATGGACTGGTGTGTTGGCTTTTGCTGGACAAATCTACGGTGATTTCTCTGGTTATACCGATATGGCGATTGGTATTGCTTTGATACTCGGTTTTAGCATTCCACTTAACTTTAGGGTGCCATACTTTGCAATATCACCTGTTGATTTCTGGCGCCGCTGGCACATTTCGTTATCTTCATGGTTACGCGACTACCTGTATATTTCATTAGGCGGAAATCGCAATAACAACCGCACACGCAATGTATTTTTAACCATGCTGTTAGGTGGGCTGTGGCACGGTGCTGCCTGGACATTTATCGCTTGGGGTGCATTTCATGGCGCTATCATTACCGCGACCCACTATTTAGCAAATTTACCCATATTCAGCCGTTTTAATCAATCAAGCGCAAAAGTCGTAACGTTTGTGAAATGGGCGATCACCTTTTATCTGGTATTGATTGGTTGGGTTTTCTTCAGAGCTACAGATATCGGCTCTGCTTTTGACATTATTTTAAACCTCCATTTACTAACCAATACTGTTGCCGCTGGTAGTCATGCAATGACGATATTTGTTATGACGGCGGTTTGGGTATTGCTAGTTCATGTCATGGATTTTTATGTCATCAAAGGCGCTGACAAACTAGAAAACAAGCCTTGGCTATTCTGGTTACTAATGGCACTAGGACAGGCACTTTGTTTATTTATAGGGGAGCCGAGCAATGAGTTCATCTACTTCCAATTCTAATGTTACGGACAATTTAGCAATGACAACGACTAACGACAGTTCATCACGTAAAATTTACGCAAAAGCAGTATTGGCAATCGGATTATGTTTAGCGATTGCCATGGCAGCAGTAAACTCATATTTAGACTCGCTAGGTGTTCGGCAACAAGGTGTATTAGGCCGAGTCACTGAAGCAAGAGAAGCCCTACCTAAAATAATCGCTGAGCCTAACGAGCTGGTGATGTTTTTTGGTTCATCAATGACTAGGGCGGGGTTTTCACCACGTAAGTTTGACCGCGACTTAAAAGCACAAGGCAAAAGTATCACCTCGTTTAATTACGGTTTTGGTGGATTAAACCCCTATTTTCAGGATTTTTTATCTCGTCGAATCGCTGATGAATTTACACAAAATGATCGCCGTTTAAAATTAGCGATGATTGAATTTAATCCTTTTCAAACCACACAAACCCGTTGGAATGGCGCAAAACCAGTCATTGACTCGTTTCTTACGTTACTTGCTAGTGATAAAGAGTTACTGGAAGTCACCAAGCAAGATCTTACCCGCGGTATCCACTTGTTCAACGTTAAATATATACGCGGCAATATATCAGCGGAAATCATCACTTCATTTTTTGGTCGAGAACTGTTTCCTCCGCAAAGACATCAAACCTTTAAAGATGATGAAGAGACCATCGCAGAGCAACGGCGACTGGGCAATCTACTCAATGAAAAATTTGAACAAGAATATCCAGACTTTGATAACGCCGCATGGAGCTACGACTGGCGCGGTGCGGGTACTATTCCAGAAGAACGCTCTAAAGAAACACTAACGTTATTTGAGCAATATTATGCAGTAACCCAAACCGATGCAGCGATGAAAAACGACCGCCTAAGCCGTATTCGAAGTGCAGATATTGAAGATCTAAATTTCGAACCATTACTGGTGGAGAGCTTTATCAATATTGTTAAAAACTTCCAGCGGTTTTCAGACAACGTAGAGGTGATCATGTTGCCGCAAAATACCAAGTGGATCACCAACACAGCAGCGGGTAAAAAACGACTAGCAGATGTGGTTAAACAAATAGAACAGGCAACGGGCATCAAAATAGCTGACCATCAGCATATTGAAGAGATCACCCCTGCAATGTATCGAGACACAACACATTTATCTCGCTATCGTGGTGATATTGCCTATACCGATTATTTAGTTAAGCAGTATGGCGACGTATTGTAGGAGCTAGCTAATATGCGGTCATTGCGCGTTATTGAGCCATGACCGCAGCACATCCCTTTACTCTTTGTCTTAATTGTGATTTTCACTGCAATTTTCATTTTTCAAAGCCGCACAAACCTCAGCAACACTCTCCTGGAGGCCTTTAAGCTTTAAAATTGTTATTCGAGCCGCTAATAACCTATTTTGCGCTAAGTTTCGAAATGCTAATTCATCGAATAAAGGTGTAATGTAAGTTGCTACCTCATTAGGTGTCACTTCTCTTTCCAAGTCTTGAACATTGTTTTCTACGTCAGGTCCATTATAGCTAAAAAGATGCATGGGAATGCGCTCCGCTAAAAATGGGATCGTGCGAAGGTTAATGGTGTCTAAAGCCCATTGTTGAGTACTCTTTAAGCTTTGTAAGTCAATCCTATAAAAGGCCAGCGCTTCTCTTAGTTGGTGATTATTTATTTTATTTAACTCTCCTGATGATACTAGACTGTCTACTGAAGCTATTGGTGGAATATAAGTATAAATTGTTGATAAATAATTGATCATTTCACGCAATTGGCTGGGTTCCAACGTTTGGACCTCAGCATCAGGCATCAAAATTAATTTCACCATTGTCTCAACAACACTGTTTTTATGCTTAATGCTCGACTCCAGGCCGTCATAAGTTTTCTCAAAATCTTTTTCTAAAGCTGAGATCACAGACTTACGGCTCTGATTTTGTTTGTATACGTCCCAATACGAATCGATTGAAAATGCAATGAGAATACTCGATATGATTACTAGGGTTTCGATGACAAATTTCTTTAGGGATTCCTTGTTAATCATATGAGGCACTCGCTCAATCTAACTTTGATATACACAATACTAGTTCAGATAGGTATAAATGCTGCGTAAGAAAGGGGCCCTAGTACTTAAATTCCAACTATTTAATATGATTATTCCGAAATACACATCGAGATTAGCGCAATCATTTCAAACAAGTTTTCTATCCAGCCAATCGCTCAAAGATAGTGCAAATTCCCACCATACTAGTGCACCCAACATGCTATCACTATCCGATAAACCACATAACCACTTGTAAATGTTAAATAAAACCATATGGCACCGTGTTTGCTCTACAGAAATAAAGCCAAAACATTATCAAAGAAGTAATGATGGATACACGCGATTAGCTTCTGCGTGAAATTGTCAAAGTTTAGGAAATAAAATATGAGTGCACAAAAGTCTACTTTATCTAGAAAACAACGCATTGTGGTAGTCGGTAACGGCATGGTTGGCCATCATTTCGTTGAACAGCTTGTTCAAGAAGATCCAAATCGAGATCAATACGATATTACCGTACTGAGCGCTGAATCAAGGCTCGCTTATGATCGCGTGCACCTTTCTGAATATTTCTCAGGCAAAACCGCCGATGACTTGGCGTTAACGACGCCGCAAACTTACCTTGACTGGCAAGTAAAATTTCACCTTGATGCTAAAGTGACTTTAATTGATAAGCTCAAAAAATCAGTGAGAACCCTATCAGGAGAGGTTTTTGAGTATGACAAGCTAGTGTTAGCTACCGGCTCATTTCCTTTTGTACCGCCTATTCCTGGTAAAGAAAGAGAGCATTGCTTAGTTTACCGCACTATCGACGATTTAGACGCCATTCAAACGTCTGCCAACAATGGCAAAGTGGGTGTTGTAGTCGGTGGAGGATTGCTTGGTTTAGAAGCTGCAAATGCCCTAAAAGAACTCGGACTTAAAACTCATGTTGTTGAATTTGCGCCACAGTTAATGGGCGTTCAGCTAGACCAGTCTGGCGGTCAATTATTGAGAAAGAAAATTGAAGATTTGGGGGTAACAGTTCATACCGAGAAAGCAACCAAGGTGATTGTTGATGGGGAGGATTGCGTTCATCGCATGGAATTTGCAGATGGTACACATTTGGAAACTGATCTCATTTTGTTCTCTGCTGGTATTCGCCCCTATGACAACCTTGCCCGAGATTTTGAACTCACCGTCGGCGAACGTGGAGGCATTGTTGTTAACAATGAATGTCAAACGTCGGACGAAAACATCTACGCTATTGGTGAGTGCGCCCTTTGGAATAATTTCATCTATGGATTAGTCGCGCCCGGCTATGCCATGGCAAAAGTTGCGGCAAGCGACATTATCGGTGGAGATAAAAAATTCACCGGTGCAGACATGAGTACTAAATTAAAGCTGATGGGGGTTGAAGTAGGATCTATTGGTGATGCGCATGTTAAAACACCGGGCGCACAATGTTTCACATACCAAAATGGTCGTGACGATATTTACAAGAAAATTGTTGTAAGCCAAGACGGTAAAACGCTGCTTGGCGCCGTATTAGTTGGTGACACCAGCGAATATGACTCATTATTGCAATACGCACTAAACGGCATTGAATTACCTGAAAATCCAGATGGATTAATTTTACCCAGCAGTGGCGAGAAGCCAACACTTGGCGTTGATGCTCTACCTGATACTGCGACCATATGTTCCTGTTTAAACGTAACTAAAGGCGATATTGTTACCGCCATTGATGCAGGCGCAACCGATGTTGGTGCAGTGAAGTCTTGTACCAAAGCTACCTCAGGCTGCGGTGGTTGTGCGGCACTGGTAAAAACTGTCACTGACGCAGAGTTAGAAAAACGAGGCGTTGAAGTCAGTACCGATATTTGTGAGCATTTTGCTTATAGCCGTACAGAGCTATTTCATATAATCAAAGCTGAGAGCATCAGAAACTTTGAAACCTTGTTAGAAAAGCATGGCAGTGGTCTTGGTTGTGAAATTTGTAAACCCGCTGCTGGCTCAATCTTGGCCTCAGTGTGGAATGACTACATCCTGCAAGCAGACCACTTACCACTACAAGATACTAACGACACCTACTTAGGAAACATGCAAAAAGACGGTACTTATTCCATCGTACCGCGTATGCCTGGCGGTGAAGTTACCCCTGACAAGTTAATTGTTATCGGTGAAGTAGCTAAAGAATATAACTTGTACACCAAAGTCACCGGTGGTCAACGTATCGACTTATTTGGCGCACGAATTGATCAACTCCCTGACATATGGGAAAAACTGATTGCGGCTGGTATGGAGACAGGTCACGCCTACGGCAAATCATTACGTACAGTTAAATCTTGTGTCGGTAGTACTTGGTGTCGCTACGGCGTTCAAGACAGTATGACCATGGCTATATTCCTTGAAAATCGCTACAAAGGTTTGCGTTCACCACACAAAATCAAATTCGCTGTATCTGGTTGTACCCGTGAATGTGCGGAAGCGCAAAGTAAAGACATTGGCGTTATCGCGACAGAAAACGGTTGGAACTTATACGTCAGTGGTAATGGCGGCATGAAGCCTCGTCACGGTGATTTATTCGCAACTGACTTAGATGATGAAACGTTAGTGAAATACATTGACCGTTACTTAATGTTTTATGTCAGAACAGGCGATCGTTTACAACGTACCTCTGTTTGGTTAGAGAGCCTTGAAGGTGGCCTTAAATATTTGCAAAAAGTGGTGATTGACGACCATTTAGGCGTTAATGCTGAGTTAGAAGCGTCTATGCAAGCGGTGATAGATACTTATCAATGTGAGTGGAAAACAACTATTGAAGATCCTGCACAGTTAAAGCGCTTCCGCCAATTTGTTAATTCTCAAGAAATTGACAAAAACATTGAGTTTGTTACCGAGCGCGCGCAAATTCGTCCTGCACGTGGTATCGAGAAAAAATACAAAGGCATACAAATTCAAACGGTTGACGTTACCGAACACCAAACCGAGCAGCAAAACGAGCGTGAAACTGAAACAGCTTAAGGAGTTATAGCTATGACAACCGAACAAAATTGGCAAACTATCTGCCACAAAAATGATTTAGTAAAACATTCAGGTATTTGTGCTTTACTCGAAAACGAAGAACAAATTGCAATATTTCAGTTAAACGAAACAACCGCGTACTCAGTCAGCAACTGGGATCCTATTGGCCAAGCCAATGTACTATCTCGCGGTATTATTGGCGATAGTCAAGGAGAGTTATTTGTTGCATCGCCACTATACAAGCAGCGTTTTTCTTTAAATACTGGACGTTGTTTAGATGATGAGAGTATTACGATAAAGAGTTATCAGGTGCGAATTGTTGAAGATAAAGTTCAAGTTAGTTTAATCTAGTATTTATCAGCGCCTGGAGAATTAATCTAGGTTTTAATAATAAAAGAGCTGAAAATGAAACTATCGGCTCTTCCTTTTTAAGCACTTAAGCTATTGGCTTTAATATCAGACACAATGCCTCATTGCATAGATAAACATATCCATATTTAGTCACAATTTTCCCAGCTAGGTATAAAAATTAGAGTTTTCAATTACAAAACAGGCATCACAATTCCATATACTTTGTGTGCGAAGAAGTTTTGAAAAAAGTTGATTTTTAAGAAAAATTGTTCAATTTATAGCGAAATTTACTTTCTTGGATATAGACCAATTTCCGGTAAAAGATAAATATCCACATTAAAATAATGTTTAACTTAATAAATCATTTTATTGTTGCCAATGCACTATTTGCACATTCCCCTCTGTAAGATATTTCATATGAAGTAATCCACCCTCTTCCATATAAAACTCTAATGGTATATTGAGTTCTTGGGTGAAATCGCTACTCGAGCCTTGAAGAAACGAAATAAAGTAAATATTTCCTCTCACAATGATTTGCCCACTGTATTGATCATAAATTTCGTTTCCATAGTCATCAACAATCCAAACTTGAGAGTTCCAGTTAACGCTATTGGCGGTATGTTTTGAGAAGGTAAGGCGGCCGTTTACTTGCATTGGTACCATGTAATCAATACCGTTTTCTTGAATGCTTGCTAATTGCCACGAGCCTTGTGGAAAAGCAGTGCTTTGTGCAGTGCTAGGCTTAGTGTCTTGACTTTGTGATTGCTGTATGGCTTCTACAGGAACCGGCTTCAGCGTTTCAACAGGTGCTGGTTGTATAGTTTCAATGGGTACAGGCTGGTTATTATTTTCTACCCTCACAGGACTTTGGCGTTCATCAATATTGTCAGGCATAAACCTTGGTAAAACTAATAAGCCAACACCAATAATAATTAATATGACTGATGGGTTACTGACATTGAGCTTTATGCCAAAACCTTCTACATGGTTTTGGCTGGCTTCTTTTTTACCTGAAACAAATAAAAAAAGCCCGATGCCAATAAGCACGATTCCGATTAACATCACTAAAATGTCTGAAACGCTCATGATTACATCCCTTTATTCTTTTTAAGAGTATAGGAAAGCTTTAATCATAAATAAATCTCAAGAAAATAAGGACTGTAGACCTAAAATGAAAAATAGGCTTTTAAATGTTTGCTCTATCTTAAGGCGATTTCCCCACTGGCTCCTTTTTAAATAATTAATGACAAGGGTCACTATATTAAAATCGATGTTTTATTGATTGATACACGATAAACACAAATAAAACACAAAATTAACAATAACTTTACATTGATGAGTGACTGCGCTTGTTGTTAAAATACTTCCTCATAAAAATAATAAATTAATATCATTGCTGTATTAATTATTTCCAAAGAATAGTTCACTGTATTAATTGTTTTCAAGGGACGAGGGATATCAATGGTTAACGGAGATGACGTACAGTATGCAACCGATCTAAGTGAGCGTGTTTTAGGTTTTCTTATAAGCCAAAATATAGCACCAACACCAATAAATTATTCAGTTATATATCTTTACTATAGCAATCAAAATAAACCGTTAAAGACTGAAATCACCAAGCAATTAAGTGCTAAAAAGCCTGTCGATGCCGTTTTTCTTGAACACCTGTTTAATAGCTATATTTCAAGTAATGAAAGGATTGATCAAGACATTTTAATTCCTTTTGAAGGTACATTGAAAAGAACGCTTTCTCAAATCAATACCCAAGTCGTTAACGAAAACAAAATTGCACAGAACTTAGTCTCAGCTGATAAAGCACTTTCAAAATTAGACGGCCATCAACCACTGCATAAAGTCGTTAGTTTTTTATTGAGTTCAATAGATAAATCCAAGGGTCAACGTAAATCATTGACTGATGAATTAACAAGAACGTCTGAAGAGGTAAATTTACTTCGAGCACAATTGGCGGAGTCTAAACAAGAGGCTCAAATTGATGTATTAACTGGGCTATTCAACAGACGGGGCTGTGATAACATGTTGCAAGCGCTCGATCGTAAGCAGCCGCACTCATCAATCATGATTGATATCGACCATTTTAAAACGGTAAATGATAAATTTGGTCACTCCGTAGGTGATAAAGTCATTCAAAAAGTTGCCTCTATCATTAAAAAGCACATTAGCTCAGAAGATATCCCCGTGCGATATGGTGGTGAAGAGTTTATTGTTGTGATGAAGAACAAATCACAAGAAAACGCCCACTTTATTGCCGAAAAAATTCGCATATCTGTAGAAGAGTTAAAACTCATTCAACGCCAATCTAATACCTACTTGCCACCAATGTCAGTATCTATTGGCATTGCAGAAAGAGGAGCAAGTGACGATTGGCCTTCACTATTTGAACGAGCAGACAAAGCATTATATCAAGCAAAAAGTTTAGGCCGGAATCGTTGTGTTACTGCTGAGCCAATGGCCGACCGCGCATAGCGTGGCTGGCTCTAAACTTAAAATAACTGCAATACAGTTTTGAATAAACAATTAGCTGTTTTTAAATGAAAACATACGTTTAATAGTCTCATCTTTGTCAATGACATGATGCTTAAAGGCGCCAACGATATGCAAAATTAGCGTAATGCCAACAACCCACAATAATGTAGCATGCACTCTGCGCCCTACACCGGCAACCATCTCGTTTACTGGTATTTTATCACCGGTTATCGCATCAATGGATTGAGCGACAATTTCCAGCCCAAATACACTTAAACCGTTGCCTCCACCGATGGACATCGCTAAGCCAGATAATGGAAATAAAAGAGTTGAAATGAGTAATACCCAATGAACACCCTTTGCCACTGCATGTTGTATCACTGAGACATTACCTAGGGGAGTCGGCCAACCTTGTTTAAATCGCCAATACACGCGGAAACTTGCCACGAATAAAAGAAGAGTGCCAAATGATTTATGTATTGGGTAAAGCGCAAAAACTTCAAACTCCTCCATATAATAACCAACAGTCATTAAGCAAATCATGGTGAGGGCAATAATGAGGTGAAGGACTTTAGTCCTTGACGAAAGACGTACGCTGCTCGACATATTGAATTTTCCTAACGTTAAAATATTGTATGACAAAAACCTATTTGATTATAAAAGGATTCTATGAAATATAGACCGATCTGTAAGCGAAATTTACATTTCTTTAAATAGTGTATCAATCAAATAATGAAAATCACTTAATATTGCAGTTAAAGATAAATCGATTACACTGAATTGTTCAACTTAAGTGATTACATTTGCAAAGGAATTGCTATGAGATATATCCCCGCTCTGCTATTGGGCCTTGTATATTTTTATGTGCTTAATTATGCTTTTTATTTCGCGGGTAAATACTCCCCTATAATTGATTACCTCGGTGCGAACCCAAACCTAAATCATAATAGTAGTGAATATTGGTTACTAGGCGTGCACGACGCGATGCTGATAATCATTGTTAGCACCTTAATGCTTACTATTTATAGGTACTTGTTAGCAAAGTTTCCTTTTAATTTGTTAGCTATCGTTTTAATGCAATTAGTAGTATTTACCCCAAACGTAATGTTTACAATAGCGTTATTTGATTTTGACTCTGTCAAAAGTATTTCAGGAATTATAGTGAATGTTACTT
This window of the Thalassotalea atypica genome carries:
- a CDS encoding cytochrome b, whose protein sequence is MSSSVRLSSRTKVLHLIIALTMICLMTVGYYMEEFEVFALYPIHKSFGTLLLFVASFRVYWRFKQGWPTPLGNVSVIQHAVAKGVHWVLLISTLLFPLSGLAMSIGGGNGLSVFGLEIVAQSIDAITGDKIPVNEMVAGVGRRVHATLLWVVGITLILHIVGAFKHHVIDKDETIKRMFSFKNS
- the nirD gene encoding nitrite reductase small subunit NirD, coding for MTTEQNWQTICHKNDLVKHSGICALLENEEQIAIFQLNETTAYSVSNWDPIGQANVLSRGIIGDSQGELFVASPLYKQRFSLNTGRCLDDESITIKSYQVRIVEDKVQVSLI
- a CDS encoding MBOAT family O-acyltransferase; the protein is MIFNTPIFFWFFSIFILFYGFAFLKQTPRVYLILVGSLVFYGAWNYSFIPLLVGSGIADYFIAQAIFNAKTKQAKKRWLMASLAINLGLLGLFKYADFALQSVADLLAVLGYQASIPTLSWVLPVGISFYTFQSLSYTIDVYRGDMKPRKGLVEFVAALSFFPQLVAGPILRAKQILPQMHAIALPKWDAIKHGFLLITVGLIKKTGADLLAIPAQKAFEAKEAISTLELWTGVLAFAGQIYGDFSGYTDMAIGIALILGFSIPLNFRVPYFAISPVDFWRRWHISLSSWLRDYLYISLGGNRNNNRTRNVFLTMLLGGLWHGAAWTFIAWGAFHGAIITATHYLANLPIFSRFNQSSAKVVTFVKWAITFYLVLIGWVFFRATDIGSAFDIILNLHLLTNTVAAGSHAMTIFVMTAVWVLLVHVMDFYVIKGADKLENKPWLFWLLMALGQALCLFIGEPSNEFIYFQF
- the nirB gene encoding nitrite reductase large subunit NirB, which gives rise to MSAQKSTLSRKQRIVVVGNGMVGHHFVEQLVQEDPNRDQYDITVLSAESRLAYDRVHLSEYFSGKTADDLALTTPQTYLDWQVKFHLDAKVTLIDKLKKSVRTLSGEVFEYDKLVLATGSFPFVPPIPGKEREHCLVYRTIDDLDAIQTSANNGKVGVVVGGGLLGLEAANALKELGLKTHVVEFAPQLMGVQLDQSGGQLLRKKIEDLGVTVHTEKATKVIVDGEDCVHRMEFADGTHLETDLILFSAGIRPYDNLARDFELTVGERGGIVVNNECQTSDENIYAIGECALWNNFIYGLVAPGYAMAKVAASDIIGGDKKFTGADMSTKLKLMGVEVGSIGDAHVKTPGAQCFTYQNGRDDIYKKIVVSQDGKTLLGAVLVGDTSEYDSLLQYALNGIELPENPDGLILPSSGEKPTLGVDALPDTATICSCLNVTKGDIVTAIDAGATDVGAVKSCTKATSGCGGCAALVKTVTDAELEKRGVEVSTDICEHFAYSRTELFHIIKAESIRNFETLLEKHGSGLGCEICKPAAGSILASVWNDYILQADHLPLQDTNDTYLGNMQKDGTYSIVPRMPGGEVTPDKLIVIGEVAKEYNLYTKVTGGQRIDLFGARIDQLPDIWEKLIAAGMETGHAYGKSLRTVKSCVGSTWCRYGVQDSMTMAIFLENRYKGLRSPHKIKFAVSGCTRECAEAQSKDIGVIATENGWNLYVSGNGGMKPRHGDLFATDLDDETLVKYIDRYLMFYVRTGDRLQRTSVWLESLEGGLKYLQKVVIDDHLGVNAELEASMQAVIDTYQCEWKTTIEDPAQLKRFRQFVNSQEIDKNIEFVTERAQIRPARGIEKKYKGIQIQTVDVTEHQTEQQNERETETA
- a CDS encoding DUF6090 family protein — protein: MINKESLKKFVIETLVIISSILIAFSIDSYWDVYKQNQSRKSVISALEKDFEKTYDGLESSIKHKNSVVETMVKLILMPDAEVQTLEPSQLREMINYLSTIYTYIPPIASVDSLVSSGELNKINNHQLREALAFYRIDLQSLKSTQQWALDTINLRTIPFLAERIPMHLFSYNGPDVENNVQDLEREVTPNEVATYITPLFDELAFRNLAQNRLLAARITILKLKGLQESVAEVCAALKNENCSENHN
- a CDS encoding GGDEF domain-containing protein — protein: MVNGDDVQYATDLSERVLGFLISQNIAPTPINYSVIYLYYSNQNKPLKTEITKQLSAKKPVDAVFLEHLFNSYISSNERIDQDILIPFEGTLKRTLSQINTQVVNENKIAQNLVSADKALSKLDGHQPLHKVVSFLLSSIDKSKGQRKSLTDELTRTSEEVNLLRAQLAESKQEAQIDVLTGLFNRRGCDNMLQALDRKQPHSSIMIDIDHFKTVNDKFGHSVGDKVIQKVASIIKKHISSEDIPVRYGGEEFIVVMKNKSQENAHFIAEKIRISVEELKLIQRQSNTYLPPMSVSIGIAERGASDDWPSLFERADKALYQAKSLGRNRCVTAEPMADRA